The genomic stretch CAGGCGGGTCAAATCCTCAATGGAGGATATCTCAGATAATAGGCCAGACCGCCTCCTCTGAATGATGGCTAGACCAAGGCCGCACacaaaagaaagaaggcaGAGAACCTCGAGTACGCGACACCATGATTCGTGCATGAGTACCACGACAGTCGTGTCACGACTGTACGCAGGCCAAACCATAGTCCATGCAAGCCGAGAGAGCAGCGGCGCCAGTGTGAAAGTTGCAAAGTAAACAAccgaggcgaggaagacggtCCAATGGTGGGCCATGGCCGATTTCACCGGCACCAAAAAGGTCATCGTATTGATGTACCCCATTGCAAGCGAGCTCTCAAGTCTTGCACCCTCGGGCCGTGATAGCTGGTAGAATGGCTCGAGCTGACAGGTTCTGGCGTAGACGACCTCCCACAGCAGCCCGTCGACAAGAAAAAAGGCCATGGCTGGGTACTGCCAGGAGGCATATGACGACGAGTCGTCAGTCTTGAACTGAAAAGGGGCCGACTTGTGCTTCTGAAGAAGGATTTCCAAGACAATAAATGGAACAAGTTGAAGAATCGCGAGGATTGCGATGGTGAGAGGCCGAACTGAAACCGGCTTCCAAGTTGCTGCATAGCGGGTTTGTTCATCCTCGGATTCGACATGAGCTGCGTAATCTTGTGTGACTGGGAGAGGCCGTTAGCGTTGACTAGTTCATAGAAaaaggttggttggttgaCTTGCCCCCTTGAGATTTCTCTTGGGAGTTACTGTTCTCTTCACCTCTGGCCATTGTGGATCTCTCGACTCTTCACCGGATAGAATGTATCAAGAACTGTGTCTGCTATTGACCCAAACATATCCAGGTGTTCTCGGTTGCTTTTGGACATGTCCCAGAAGGAAAGACAGTTTAAGAGCATTTTGAACCCCGCGTCCAAAGCTGCCTTGTCACCCAATACTGTGCCTTGAGCCAGCCACTATTTCCAGCTTTGGTGCACGCCCAGAAATTCTGACAACATCACACCAATCAACAGCCCAGTCATGACTTCAGCTCAACAGGAAGACTACGTACGTGGCTGATAACAGTCTACATAGGTATACGGTAAGGTATCTAGGAAAGCCGAGTTGTCTGGCTGATGAGTGTATACTTGTTTCCCTGCGATGAGCCAATCCAAAAATCGAGTTTCCCCTCAATTGCACCAGCAAGCATAGGGTTTCCCATTAACCAGTATTGCCATCAGTGTCTATTTCTAAGCAGCATCCATTTCGGGGTCAGACAAAGGGGGCAACAGGAGGTGATAAGGGGTAAAAGTGCATTGTAAACATACCTATAACCGTCAATCCGGGAAAAGACGGCTATTTGTGAGAAATGTGATTTCAAATTACCCAAATTCGATGTCCCTCTCTTTCTGCATGATGTGTAGCTATGAGGACGAGAGAAATGCTACCTCATTCATATCCGGTGTATCCATCTGCGACTTTTAGAAAACTGGCTTTTCCGATCATCAAACTCACTCTTCCATTGTTCCTTACGTACCATGGGAAAGCCGACTCAAGCCAGGTACCGGTGACGGCTCGGAGCGGACATGCAACGGCCGCGCAACTACCTAAGGAACCTTGACcaaacaacagcagcccGCATGCGCCAAATTGCAATGCCATTTCTAGAGGCTGTATCTGTGCCCGACTGAGCCTACCACCTTACACCCTGCAGGATCTGATCGGAAAGGGGCTCATTCTGGAGAGTCTACAAAGCAGCCGGCTCGACTTCCACCAACGGGAACAAGCTGGTAGCCATCAaaatcatcaacatccaccgCGCAGATCTGAACATGCGCCAGCATCACCCCGACGGGACCTTTGGCGCAAAGTGCAGCTGTGCGATTTTGGAGTTGCGGGCTTGGTCAAGGAGCGAGCTGACAAGAGGAAGACGGTGACTGGGACGCTTCGGTGGATGGCACCTGAGCTGTTTGACAAGACGGTGGAGTATGACAAAGTTCACAGAGGCACAGGTATATCCTTGGGACTGAAACAGCCAGCCCTACCAGTGTTCTGTCGGGTCTTGTCGCAAGCTTCCAAGAGTGAGAGGCCCAAGGAGGAGACCGAAAGTCGCTGCTTTCCTCTGCCAGTGCAGAAGCCTTTCTTGGCTGTCTAGATCGGAGCCAGCGGGACCATGTACCGCGCGACTTCCAATCCCGACCTCAGAAGCTCTTCCCTGACcgaggacgaagacgatGAAGGTACCCACCATCTGCAAGCTATCACCCGACAAAACCACATTCACGGGAGGGACCTCCCAAGCCGAGGGAACCATCACTTTGCATCCCCACTGAGCAGTCCAAGGCGTGCTGCGATGCacaagaggtggtggtgcccgAGGAACAGCTGATATAGCACTCTAAGCCGCGAGAGCCGAGTTTATGTTTACCGACACTGGGGATTACCATGGACAGCAGTGCGGGAACCCGGATGAACAGTCCTACGATACCGCagattgttgttgatgaaggtggtgagggatcTCCAAACAGATCCAGGGAGTGAGGCAAGAGAGCACCGCCTGCACTGCCGAGGCCTCcagcggaggaggtgttgttggcgagtAGGGAGAGGGAAGCATTGCGGGACAAAATGGAGAGATTGTGTTGGGTCTCAGGTATGTTCGAGCATTTGGAGTTTAcggaggcggtgatggggggaTTGTTACCGCTTGGGAAGCGGGGCGCCCAAGGGAGGTGATGCTATAGGTAATAAAGGGACAGATGCCTGATAGGCGTATCAAAAGACCCGAGTGCGAAGAAGCCATCAATGCATTGACTGTCTACCTCTACATCTCACTtcccgaaaaaaaaaacaaattATCcccacatcaacctccccctctcacATCATCCCAAAAGCACAAGCAACAGCCGCCACCCAagccaacaccgccgccgcccttATGCTGATCCCCGGAGCAGCACTCTTACACTTGGACAGATCCGTAGCCTTGGCCAAGAACTTGACCTCGGCCGAATTGGCCCCCGCCAACGCCAGCGAGGGCGTAGCAGCCAAACAAtctccaacatcaagaaTGCTCTCCAAATTCTCAGGACGAGCAAAGTAATTGTCCAACGCGGTCTCATAAGCAGCCGCAGCTGACAACACCGTGGCAGGGACGGAGCGCACGAGGGCACAGACGTCGCCTTTGGAGATGACAGAGTTGAGGTAGGTAGAGTACGCGCCTGTCGGGGTGGGAAAGGCTGAGTAGAAGGAGGTGACGAGGGCTCCGCAGGTGGCGCCACCAGAGGTCGTGGTTGAGAGGGTGGTACccggtggtgtggtggtgatgatggtgatggtttcCGGGGTGCCGTCGCTGACGACGGCTTGGGACTCTGTGAagatggtgctggagggTTCGGGCTGGCTGTTGTCagagatgggggtggtggatggggcgGGGTTTTCGTCCTGGGCTTGGCGAAGAATGACTTCGTTGGCCATGGCGCTGGCGGCCAGAGTGGCGGTGAGAAGAAGGTTCTTGGACTGCATATTGATGATAAGATAGGTGGGAAGTACCAGGTGTAGTAGGTATTTGTCTAAGGCTGTGGGTGCCAAATAGGTGAGGTGAAGGGTGCGAGATATTAGGGGTGATGTGAAGCTGGTGCTGTGAAGAAAGAAATCATGACGGTAGGGTGTCCTTATATACCTTATCTTGCAAAACACCTGTGTTTTCATCATGAACAAAGCATTATGATACCTATTTTGAATTATGGctcacctcatcctcaccttTCCAAAGATCATATAATGCTCTCCAAATCTGGCATTCCTGCCTCTTCAAAACATCTTCGTAACAGCCTCACTAGGTATTGGCTTAGTTGCAGCTGAATCGTGTCTGATTGGAATCCCCTGAACCAAGCAATTTCATTCCGTCAGCATCAGCTGGCTTTGCCCCAACGCCTCGTCTCATGTTTCTTTGGCATAAATCTTGCAAAATCAAATACTATCTACCTTGACTGTATCCTACAGCTTCGTCAAAGGCCTCCTCCAAAATCTTGGGCTGGCCTTGATTTTCTCGAAATTTTGAGATATTGGTCAGTAGCTTCGCAGCCAGGTAAGAATGGATACAACCATTGAGTCAACCGTTGGAATAAGTCTGGGAGACCAGGATCTGCTTGACGTGGTTAACTAGCTCGTGGGTGGATGTGGCACAGGGTCAGACCTGAGCTTATGAAGCAGCTAAATTTGAACGATCCTGCTGACGGAGGCCGTTCTTTCAGCCCTTGGGTTCTCCCAAGTAAACGTTGCCGAGACCCCAAGTAAGCCTCTCAAAGAATCACCTGCAGTACACATTAGTGACAATTTTCAGCCAGTTTGATGGACAGGTTTGTCTCTTGTCAGggaaaccctaaccctacCATTTGGCTCGACCCTTGACtccccctgaacccctgaatctCGTTCTTAGAATCTCGACCGGGAATATTAGTAATTGAACCGAGCCATGAAGTTAAAGCTAGCTTGCGTAAAGTTTGATTTAGTGTCTTATTTGTTGTGGCATTGGCTGCACTCTTCTGGAGCCGTTGTCATGCTTAGCTACCTACATGTACCCTAACCCAGGTGTTTCAAATCATTTCCAACCCCCAACTTACTGTGACCGCAGcttcaaccacccctcaCACATCGCGTGCCGTGGAACACTGTCTCACCCATCACGGGACGAACCGCAGGAAACAGAAACATAACTGATCCGAGATTCCCCGCTCTGTCTCTGTCGAAGCCATGGGGTTTCATGTTCCCGATTTCCTTCGACCATCGCGGGCCACGCATCATGCAGATGAGCTTCAAGTTGGACGCGAAGGGCTCGAACCCCTGCTGGCTTCTTCACTCTCCAACGAGCCTTGTTTACCTCGTTTCAGTGAAAGCAGCGAAGGGATAATGAGAGATATCGACCGTGATGCGAATGCCGTGGTGACAGCTGCCGAGGTATGGCCCACTCCTTCTCTCAGTTCTCGTCATCTACCTTCCCTTACCTCTCTGACACCGCCCAGAACCGCGCCGTCCGCCGCAAAATagacctcatcatcctcccccttctcatctgGGTGTATTTCCTCCAAATTCTCGACAAGACAGTCTTGGGCTTCAGCGCCATCTTTGGCCTGCCCGAGGACCTTGACCTGCGCGGTAACCAGTACTCTCTCGTTGGCGCCATCGCTCCGATTGCCCAGCTGGTCATCCAGCCTGTCTCCTCATGGCTTATCGTAAGGGTGCCGCACCGGGTGCTGATGCCAGCCTTGGTTTTGGGATGGGGTCTGGCGCAGACTGCCACTCCGTTTTGCAGGGACTTTGCCCAGCTCATGACTGCGAGGTTCTTTTTGGGggtgtttgagggggggtgtttaCCGCTGTTTAGTGTTATTACTGGGCATTGGTACACGAGGGGGGAGCAGCCTTTGAGAGTGGCGGCTTGGTATGGGACCAATGGGTTGGGGACCGTGTTTGCAGCTTTGTTGTCGTTCGGACTGGGGAGGGTCGGGGAGGGACATGGTGGACTTAGAGGGTGGCAATGGTGCGTTTTCAACCCTTCAGGAACCCAATCCATTGGATCGCTGACCCTGATTCGCGGACATGCGCAGGATCTTCTTGTCCACCGGAATACTCACAGTCATTACCGTCCCCTTTGTTTACCTCAGACTGGACAACGACATTCACTCTGCTCGGTTCCTAACCGAGTCTCAAAAGATTGGGGCGCTGGAAAGAGTAAGAGGCAACCAAACAggctcatcctccacaaaaGAAAACTGGAAATGGAAGCAAATACGAGAAGTCTTGTTAGACATCAAAACTTGGTTATTCTTGGGAATGGCACTGGGAAACAACCTCGGGGCTCAGGTCACCGTCACGTTTGgtcccctcatcctctccggGCTTGGCTACGATAAATACACCACCACTCTCCTCAACATCCCATTTGGCGTCATGCAATATCTCGTCATCATGTTCACGGCCTGGGGGGCAGTAAGGCTGAGACTTAAAGCCCCGACCTTGTGCGCCAtgatcctcatcatcctggCTGGGCTGACGACTCTGTACACTCTTCCTCGCAGTCAGAATCAAACAGGAGGCCTTTTGGCAGGATTCTACTGTCTTGCTTTCATCTTTGGCTGCAACACGCTGGTTGTATCGTGGATACTGGCCAACACAGCAGGTTAGACTAAGCGAGCAGCCGTCATGTCCTTGTACAACGCTGCGTCTTCGACCGGAAATATCGTCGGACCATTGCTGTTTCGGACTCAAGATGCGCCGGCTTACCTGCCTGGTTTGCGAACCACGATGGGGGTGTTTGCTGCCATGCTTGTCCTTGTTTTGGTTCAGGTTGGGGTTTTGGCTGGACTCAACAAGAGGCAGGAAAGGAGACGAGTGGGAAGAGGAAAGCCGGCGCGGGTAGGGGACGTGAGCGTGGCAAGATCCGATGCAAGAGTGGGAGAAAGAGCATTTGATGACTTGACTGATCTGGAGAACGACGAGTTTGTGTATCTTTACTAGAACAACAGCACGGGAGAGCGGAGGAATGGAGAAGACATTGGCATTAGACATCAACTACACACACTGGATTCATCTCCCATACCAATCTACATAATCTCGATCTGCGCTAGAGGTAAAAGTAGCAGAACTCCCCGCCAGTGGTGGACATGACGTTGGCAATGGTGGTCGACGGGGCAGCATAGCCCATGTCAAGGACCTCGGTCAGGGGAGTcaagggggaaggaggctCGTTGGCCCAGCTCTGGTGGGCATAAGGACCAGAACCCAGGTCGGTGTAGCGGATGGTGCTGAAGGGAGAGCCCAGGGCCTGCCACACGGCCCACATGCGATCCATCTGGCCGTGATGCACCCAGAAGGCGGGATCACcaggggaggtgaagagatCACCGCCAGGATCACCACCGATGTTATAGTGCATGCCTCCGTGGGGACCGATCTCGGGGGTGTAGGGGACACCTTCGGAGACGTGGCGGAAGGCATCAATGTTGGGCtgagagaggagggtgaggacgGTGGTCCAATTGGCGTAGCGCTGGTTCATAGCCGGGCCGATGTCTCTCTTGAGACCGCGCGGGTTGTAACCAAGACCACCGAGAGGACCAGCAGGCACTCCCTCCAGACCACCGACGGGTCCCAAGTTGATGGTCATGTTGGCGAAGGGGCCAGTCGTGACATAGCCGCCTCCGAGGCCGGCGGGAAGCTGGatgttgccgccgccgacgccGGGAGGAGGCACGATGACGGGGCCCTCATGAGGGATGTACTCCCCGTTGCCACCGAGACTGTAAGGGTCGCCGTTAAAGAGGGGGGAGTCTTGAGGGGCCGACGAGTACTTGGGCCAGTCCCAGTAGGGCTGAGACCCGTTGTAGCCGCACTCCTCACGGAGGGCCTTCTCGTACTGGTAGACGTACCACCGATGCCATGGCTGGAAGTTGCCGCTGAAGTGGATGTTGAGGGTTTGCTGGATATGGGTCACGATAAAGTCATCGAACCGAGACCTTGCTCCCGGCGCGACACTGGCAGGTgtgagagggggaagggtcTGGAGACACTTGACAGCGTTGACGTAGGCGAGACGCTCAGAGGTCGAGAGAGAACCACTGGTTGTCTGGTCAGTGGTCCGAGGAAAGATCTTGAATGGTAGGAActggggatgatgaagatcGACTTACTACTCCCGACGAAACCGCAATTTGTCAACTGTGCAAGATGGCGTAAGCCCGCGCTTGCGCATCTTGCGCTCATTGAGGGCGACCTGGTTGATGACTTTCGCCTTGGCTTCCTCAAGCAGCGAAGTGATCTGCGATGGCTCCTCAGACGCGAGGTCCTCGACCGGGGTGTCTCTGGCCTGTGGGACGACATGCCCCTGAACGGAGACAGCTGCCAGGAGGACAGATCCGAGAATGCTGGCGGCCTTCATGTTTGGCtgatgggtgatgaggaaAGGATGGGCGTTCGTCAAGGGGGAAATTGGAGCGCTGCCACGTTTTCGCTctgggtgaagaagggggagggcgtGATCATAAATACCACCGGTGGAGGGAAGATATGAGGTTATGGCATGCTCGGGGTCGAACCCAAAGAGTGGTTCAAGTGTTCAATAGAACCAAATGCCGAGTGAAGGCTACTGCATAGCATTCTGTATCCTGCATAGTATCGTCGAAGTGGTCCATTTTCCCACTGTGCCCCTTCATGATGCCTGACCTCACGATTCCCTGCCCGTGGTCCTGGATTCAGCCACCAGCCAATGGGCACCAGCGCAAGTTGCATTTTCGCTGGGACAAGGCCGGGGTGGAAATTCCCAAATCCCAGGGATCCATTCCACTTTGAACCCTTGTTGATCCCCGACCGTGGGTCTTTTCggccaaagaagaaggcacGGAGGGAA from Podospora pseudopauciseta strain CBS 411.78 chromosome 3, whole genome shotgun sequence encodes the following:
- the PAK5 gene encoding Serine/threonine-protein kinase PAK 5 (COG:T; EggNog:ENOG503NZCA); this encodes MGKPTQARYRSPHAPNCNAISRGCICARLSLPPYTLQDLIGKGLILESLQSSRLDFHQREQAGSHQNHQHPPRRSEHAPASPRRDLWRKVQLCDFGVAGLVKERADKRKTVTGTLRWMAPELFDKTVEYDKVHRGTGISLGLKQPALPVFCRVLSQASKSERPKEETESRCFPLPVQKPFLAV
- a CDS encoding hypothetical protein (COG:G; EggNog:ENOG503NY5X), producing MGFHVPDFLRPSRATHHADELQVGREGLEPLLASSLSNEPCLPRFSESSEGIMRDIDRDANAVVTAAENRAVRRKIDLIILPLLIWVYFLQILDKTVLGFSAIFGLPEDLDLRGNQYSLVGAIAPIAQLVIQPVSSWLIVRVPHRVLMPALVLGWGLAQTATPFCRDFAQLMTARFFLGVFEGGCLPLFSVITGHWYTRGEQPLRVAAWYGTNGLGTVFAALLSFGLGRVGEGHGGLRGWQWIFLSTGILTVITVPFVYLRLDNDIHSARFLTESQKIGALERVRGNQTGSSSTKENWKWKQIREVLLDIKTWLFLGMALGNNLGAQVTVTFGPLILSGLGYDKYTTTLLNIPFGVMQYLVIMFTAWGAVRLRLKAPTLCAMILIILAGLTTLYTLPRSQNQTGGLLAGFYCLAFIFGCNTLVVSWILANTAG
- a CDS encoding hypothetical protein (COG:S; EggNog:ENOG503PCVX) yields the protein MKAASILGSVLLAAVSVQGHVVPQARDTPVEDLASEEPSQITSLLEEAKAKVINQVALNERKMRKRGLTPSCTVDKLRFRREYGSLSTSERLAYVNAVKCLQTLPPLTPASVAPGARSRFDDFIVTHIQQTLNIHFSGNFQPWHRWYVYQYEKALREECGYNGSQPYWDWPKYSSAPQDSPLFNGDPYSLGGNGEYIPHEGPVIVPPPGVGGGNIQLPAGLGGGYVTTGPFANMTINLGPVGGLEGVPAGPLGGLGYNPRGLKRDIGPAMNQRYANWTTVLTLLSQPNIDAFRHVSEGVPYTPEIGPHGGMHYNIGGDPGGDLFTSPGDPAFWVHHGQMDRMWAVWQALGSPFSTIRYTDLGSGPYAHQSWANEPPSPLTPLTEVLDMGYAAPSTTIANVMSTTGGEFCYFYL